The DNA sequence CTTTAAAGTTAAATTGCAGACATTTTCTGTAGTACActatgttgttgttgctgttgttgttgttgttgttgttgttgttgttgttgttaagaGACAGTCAGCCTGAGTGATCAGGCCATCACTCCTTGGGCACCCGGAAGCTATCTTTTTCTTTCCGAAGACTTCTCATAGTTTCAATCGGGTTTGTCTGCTTTACGTGGTCCTGCACGGACTTCTCCCTGAATTAATCAAACATATAAACACTGTAATTAACTCAAAACATCCTACACAGACACACGTgttgtaagaaaataaaatatcgttacttaatataaaaatatgctcTACATACTTTACTCTCATAAAGGGGTTAAATGTGAATTCATCTGCCAAAGTGGACGGGATGGTGGGTTCTCCATTGCTGCATTTCTCCTACAGAAACACAGAAGcagagttgtttttatttttcagcagtttCAGCAGTTTAATGATCATCTTGTTTAGGCAATGATTTCTTGGATGTGATGCATCAAAGTCAAATACCTTTGCCCATGCCAGCTTCTTCTGAATGACCTCATTGTCTGGTTCCACATGACGTGCAAATTTCAGATTGCTGACAGTGTACTCGTGACCGCAGTAAACACGCttcagacacaaaacacaccacagtTAGTCATTCAATATTACAGTTAACACTAACACAGGATTCCCACAGCTTATTCAacatcaaattcaaggacttttcaaggactttcCAGGCCCAATTCCCACAAAACAGCATAGTTTGTGCCGCAGATAAAGGTTAATTACTGTTATAATGCTGAGAATGTTTATAATAAGAAGTAGCAGGCTTTACAGACGCTCACAATCCACGGTTCTCACatacaaaatttcaaaacttcttCATGACTTTACAAgtaccaataataataatttttaaaaaaaattcttgccCTACTTGCTCTGCGGTTTTTCAAACGTCAGTTTCAAAGCTGCTGGcatacatggagggagagacagacaaagaaacgGACCTGACggttaaacaaaatgttgtcacacatcTACTTATtaacagctgcaaaaaataaatttgcctttaTGATGCAGTATGTGGAGGGTTACCAAGGGAAGAACAACATTTCAAGACCttcccaaaactttcaatgatttttacttgtTACCTTTCCAcgcctgaaaaatgtgattttgaaatcccatgacttttccatgaccgtgggaactcTGTTTCTCTTCACTGAATCTCATCGCAGACAATATCATAAGAGCTACTATTTTTGtatcaaatacataaaaatcaaGCACTTTTTATGcctattttttaaaacgtttAAGGCCTTGATTTTTTCGCATACatacacaattttttaa is a window from the Plectropomus leopardus isolate mb unplaced genomic scaffold, YSFRI_Pleo_2.0 unplaced_scaffold16717, whole genome shotgun sequence genome containing:
- the LOC121964687 gene encoding hydroxyacylglutathione hydrolase, mitochondrial-like; amino-acid sequence: MTFFCHAGDTLFMSGCGKFFEGTAEQMYKALIEILGRLPPETRVYCGHEYTVSNLKFARHVEPDNEVIQKKLAWAKEKCSNGEPTIPSTLADEFTFNPFMRVKEKSVQDHVKQTNPIETMRSLRKEKDSFRVPKE